Part of the Methanothermobacter sp. MT-2 genome is shown below.
CTCTATAGAATCTGCAACATAGTATCCTTTTTCATGTTCCTTGCAGTCCACTCCAAATTCTCCTTGTAGGATTTCTCTTCCAGCATCTTGGACCACTATCTTATTGAACATCATCCCACCACCCCACATACCACCTCCAATGGAGAGTTTCCTTTCAAATAGGCTCACTTTAAACCCTGCCTTGGACAGGTAATAGCCTGCGGTGAGGCCTGATGGCCCGCCACCACCAATGGCCACGTCAACCTCGAGGTGGTCTATTAGTTCATCCATGTATTCTTCTATTATTGCCTTTGAGATTTTTATATCGTCTAGTTTCAATTTTCACACCCTCATCTTCTAGTTATTATAGTTAGTATATCTCCATCTTTTAGGATATGGTCTATTCCAACTTTTTGTCCCTGGAATTTCACTGAGTCGCCCCATACTCTCGCATGGCGGAATTTTCTTATAAAGTCTCTGTGAAGTTTCCCGCAGACATCTTTTACAGTTGCATTCTTTTTGATTATTAGTGGTTCTTCATAGTCTGGTTCGCCTTGTGGGGGTCTCAAGTAGACCCTTATGAGGTTGAGTTTTTCGAATATTTTTTCTCTAAGACTATTGATATTAATCTTCTCTTTTGCTGATATAAATATGGATTCTGGTATCTCATCTTGGATATCCTTAACATATTCTTTGTTTGCAAGGTCAACTTTATTGAAGACTGTTAAAGTGGGTATGTAGGCTCTGTTAGATTCTATAACATCTATGAACTGGTCTATTGTGGCATCATCACGTATTAGCACTTCGGCATTATGTATCCCATACTCGTTGAGTATGGATCTTATTATCTTCTCATTGAGGTGGCTTAACTCTACTGTGCTTGAAACTCGGATGCCGCCCCTTTTTTTCCTTTCCACTCTAATGTCTGGAGGTTTTTCATCTGGTCTTATACCAACATTCTTCAACTCTTCTAGTATAATATCTCTTTGTTTTGGATCTAGGATGTCTATTATCATTACAATGAGGTCTGCGTTTCTTGCAACTGATAAAATTTCTCTTCCCCTTCCCTTACCCTTTGATGCTCCTGGGATTATACCTGGTATGTCCAATACTTGGATCCTAGCACCTTTATATTCCATTACAGCTGGTATAACATCTAATGTGGTGAATTGGTATTCTCCAACCTTTGCCTGGGCATTCGTTATAATGTTAAGCAGGGTTGATTTACCCACAGATGGGAAGCCTACAAGGACTATTGTAGCATCGCCAGACTTTTTAACATGGAAACCTTTACCCTTCCTAGCGGTTCTTGAAACGGCCTCCTCCCTTAACCTGGACAATTTAGCTTTCAGTTTACCTATATGATGTGCCGTGGCCTTATTGTATGGTGTTCTCCTGATCTCCTCTTCGATTTCTTTTATTTTTTCTTCGATGTCCATGGATATCACGCAAAATTATACTGAAATTTGCTTTGGAAAAAATCTCAATAATCTAGTAGGGTTTAAATTTTTATATGAAGTCCATCCATAATAATGATGTTAGGTGTCTTTATGAAAGTGAAAGATGTTATGGTTAAAGATGTGGAAACCCTTGATATTAATAGTAATCTCGAAGACGTTTTAAAGAATTTCGTTGAGAAGGGTCATGGGAGCGCTATTGTAACAAAGGATAATGTGAAGGTTGGGATAGTAACCACATGGGATGTGCTGGAAGCCATAGCCGAGGGCGATGACCTAAGCGAAGTGAAAGTATGGGAAGTCATGGAGAGAGATCTTGTCACAATATCCCCAGAGGCAGATATCAGGGAAGCAGCATCCAAGATGGTTACCAATGTCGTCTGGAGGCTCCTTGTAGAAGAGGATGAAGAAATCATAGGGATGGTTAGCGCCACAGACATCCTACATGCTAAAATGGCGAAAAGATATTAGGCTCTTGTCCATACAAGAACTCCAGATTCCTCGTGGAGTAACTTGAAGGATGTCTGGTTAAACCCGCCTAAAAGGAAAAGTTTTGTGAACATGGAATTCTCAAGTTTCTTATCCATTATAACAGTCACATATGAGCCTCCACTCTCCACCACAAGTAAACCAAATTGACTACTATTATCTACTATCTCATTCTTAACCAGCTGATTACCCTCAACTAATATTAGTTTGTGGGGTTTTATCTTTTCTGCCTCGCCATTAGCACCCATCACCACTATAGTTGCATTAGTGTCGTTACCCTTCTTCTCTATAACAACACCCACCATCCCTGAAACATCATTCACAGTCACTATCCGAGTTACATTACCAACCACTTCTGGTTTCGAAGCTGCCAAGGAAGTATAATATGCAGAATGCTCACCTTCCTTCTTATCAAAGTCCCAGCTTCCAAAGTAACTCCACCATGCAGCCTTACCCAACATGTCAGAACTTAAAATAAGCGTGAAAGGCTTCTTCTTATCAGGATGTGAATACTTCAAAACATTATCAGCCTGCTGAGGTGTTAACTTATACTTATTTATCATCACATCCCTTGCACTATCCTTAGGGAGTCCAAGGGTCTCTGTAAGTATTTTAACAGTCAAGGAAGTATTATTAGTATAATTATCAAGTGTATTATATGCCATATCCCCACTCGTCGACAACATTGTAAGTATGCCAAGTGACAATGACTCATTATCAGTTAAAAGGGCCTTACCAATCCAGAATGCTCTTGGAGTATTCTGTGAACCTCCATCAAATGTCACGGGCCTGTCAGCAGCCACTGCAAAAAGGTGTCCGAAGTCCCACCAGGACATTACAACAGTATCACTAGGAGTGTTGTTTTTTATCCATGTTAGTGAATTCCACATTCCATCATCTGTACCTGGGACAACTGATGAAGTTAATGCATGGGCTCCGCTTACAGGCGCTGAGATTATAGCTACTGTGACAAGCAACATCATGAATGTTGCCCTGAATTTTTCACTTTTTATCGATAATATTATGAGTATTGCTATTATCCCTGCTAGTATCTTGGCTATTACAGTGACATTAAATGGGTAAATTAAGAGTATGCCTGCGACGAATGATACAATAGCAATGGATGTTGTGGTTTTAACATTATCCCTGAGGTACTCTACAAAATATCCTGTGAATATCCCAGCGGAAATGCCGAGTGGTATTGCGAATAGGGGCACGAACCTGAAACCCTTTGTAACCGTGTATCCTGTTAATATGAGCCATACGGATAATAGTGTTATGTAAGAGAGATATTCTCGTTTTTTCTTTTCAAAATTACTAGGATCTTTCGGATATTTAACGAATTTACTCTTTTTACCGGCGCGTTTACCCCTTCCTTGCTTTAATTCTATTTTAGGCGCTTCTAATGATCTTATCTTCCATATGAGCGCCGCCACACCAAATAATCCGCATATGAATGGTAATAGGCCGCCAACTCCTCCAAGCACTGACACTTGGTTCGGTATGAAAGGATTACCCTCTGTGAATGTTGGAACTTGCAATTCTGAAACAGACACATAAACATTAGGATAAGCCGTGCTCTGAGCGGTGGCCTGTAATTGCACAGCCGAAAACAGCCCAGAAACTGAATTTATAAGTGCTGAGAATCCATTCAAGAGTCCGAAAAGGAACCCTCCAACCACTATAAGAACTAGGAACATTGACAATTCCCTTTGATTAACCAGCCATTCAAACTTGCTCTTATAGGTCTCCCTTTCAAATCCCATAAGCCTTCTAAGGATGAAATAGACTATTACAAAAACTCCCATAACTGCAATGTAGAAAATGTAACCTACCCATGCCAGTGAGAAGAGCAGAATTGATATAATAGATGCTAAGGCAAAAGCCAATCCCCTTTTCAGACTATCGGCATTTATACTCTCCATAAAGAACCATATAAATAATAATGGTAAGAGTATGTTGAACATGTCAGTGTCGAAAAAACCGGCATAAGTGTGTGACACATACACAGGTGTAAGTCCTATTATAAGGGCCGCGGTTATACCACCATAATCATTGCTCATTTTCCGCGTGAAAAGATAAGCTGGTATTACACATAGTGAACCTATAATGGCGCCCAACCAATAAGCGACAACCTTAAGCGGATAATCTCCCACCATGTTAACTAGGCGATAAGCAAAACTTGTAGTATATACTATAAGTGGGGGATATTCAACAGCTCTGCCTGGGGGATAGTATGAGTGTAGATCCCAGTCTGTTCCATTAATCTTTGTATCACCTAACATTCCCTTTGTCAGGTAGTTCATTGTCAGCCTATAATTGTAGTAGGAGTCCATCTCACTGAAATAGGGAAGACCAGTTGAATCCTTATAAAAGTCCTTTGATTCCTTGGGAACCCCCCCTATATTATAAGCTTCAGCCCTAATAGCGAATGCTATTAGGAAGAGTACTACGATGATTATCAAGGGTTTGATTTTATCTAGCTTCATAGGATGTCTTCCCCAAACTTTTTGTTTGCTGGATATGATTATTTTATCAAATATAAATATTTTACTCCCTTTCTTTAACTTCTTCTAACGATGCTGTGAAACGGCATTTTGGGAATCCTTTACAACCTATAAATTCACCATACCTGCCTGAACGTTTTATAAGGTCTCTACCACACTTCGGACATTTCCCCACAACTTCTATTTTATCCCTTTTGGTTTTACCACATTTTGGGTCTAGGCAAGCCCTTTGCCTTGGCCTCCCATAGGATATGAGTGGTAGGCCGCATTTTTCGCATTTGCTTTTCAATATCCTGGCACCTTTTGGTAGGGAGTATACTATTCTACATTCAGGGAATCTTGAGCAGCCAACGAAGTTGCTTTTGTTTTTCTCTGAATATTTTATTACTAATTTACCTTCACATTCTGGGCAGTCTCCTATTATCCGCCCCTTCTGGTAGGCCTTGTAGAGGTGTTTCCCGATTTCTTCCCTGTTTTTTTCTATATCTTCTATTATTGATATGATTTCTTCCTTGGCTTTTTGGATGGTGTTGTCTTTTGTTGTTTCCCCTTTCATTATCTTTTTTAATTCTTCTTCGAATTGTCTTGTGAGTTCTTCGCTTGTTATCTTTTCACAGTATCTTTTAAGGGTGTCTATTATATTTTCTCCAAGTGGGGTTACTCTAATCTTTTTTCCTTCAATGTATTTACGATCATATAGTATTGAGATTATATCTGCTCTTGTTGATTTGGTTCCAAGGCCCCTTTTCTCCATTTCTTTTATGAGTGAGGCCTCGTTGTACCTTGCTGGGGGTTTTGTCTCCTTTTCATCGGCTATTATCTTTTTAACTGGGAATTTTTCTCCTTTTTCAAATTCTGGGAATGTTTCGTCTTCTATTTTCTGGTAGGGGTATTGTTCCATCCAACCTTTCCTTGCAACCCTTTTCCTTGAAAGTTTAAAGATTTCTTCACCTATCTTTAATTTTGCATTCATTGACTCTATAATGGCTTTTTCGCTGAATGCGCTTATGAACCTGTATACTATGAGTTCATAGATTTTACTTTCATGTTTGTCCAAGTCTTTTGGTAGGAGTCCTGTTGGGTGGATTGCTGGGTGTGCTTCATCCTCCTTTTTGCCTTCATGGGGTTTTAGTGGTTTTTTTAAATTGATTATTTTTTCTTTGAAGCTAGGGTTTGCTGAAAGTTTAGTGAGGATTTTCTCATAATCTATACTTTCGGGTAATTTCTGGGATGATGTCCTCGGATAGGAAATATAACCTTCTGTGTAAAGGTTCTGGGCAATGTTCTGGGTTTTCTTTGGGCTTAAACCGAATATCCTGTAAGCTTCTGCTTGTAGATCGCCTAGGTTAAATGGTGCTGGGGGCATCCTAGTTATCTGGCCTATTTTAATTTCTTCTATAATGGCATCTTTTCCTTGGCACTCTTTTAAGATATTTTCAACTTTTTCTTTTTGGAATATTCTGCCCCGCTGGTTTAATGCTATTATATCATCTTTTAGAACGGCTTTTATGAGCCAGTAGGGTTCTGGTTCGAATTTTCGTATGGTTTTCTCCCTTTCTACGAGTATTGCGAGTGCAGGAGTCTGTACTCTGCCGGCTGAAAGTTTTATGAACTTGTTAGTTGATTCTTTAACTGATTTCATTAAAGAACGGGAGATGTTAACTCCAAAGATGAAATCTAGCACATGACGGGCTATTCCACTATCTACTTGTCCATAGTCGAGTTCTATAGGGTTTTTGTAGGCTTCTATGATATCTTCCCTCGTTAGTGTGGAGAATTTCATCCTCAAGGTTTTTTCTAGGGCTTCTTCTCCACAAATATGTTTAAGAACATTATAGCCTATGAGGGTTCCTTCGATGTCATAATCACATGCATGGAAATATCTCGTGGCGTTTTTAGCCAGTTTTTCAATGGCATCTATATAATTCTTGATGTATTGTTTACTTTTATCAACTTCTGGTACTGGAACCCATTCAAGGTCAAAAAATAGTTTCTCATTAGGGTTTTTTGGCTTTAAGGTGTAAAGGTGGCCTGCTGCTGGGATTATTATGGTTTTTTTGTTCCCATTTTGATATTCCCAGTAGTATGTTTTTTTGTGTTTTTTCTTTTTTGCGTTTGGGAATAATGCTTTGGCTATTTTTTCTGATGAGCGTGGTTTTTCGCATATGATGACTTCGTCCATGATAATCACATTAGGTAGAATCCGTAAAATTCGCTGCAGTAATTGCATATTGGATATTTTCCATAATGGTAGTGGCTGCTGTCATCGGCTTTTATGTTGAATTTTCTCTGGCAGATGAAGCAGGTTTCTATCTTTTCTTTTTTGTTCTGGGATTTCATATGTGCTCGCCTTTTATACTATCTTGTATCTTTGTAGGAGTAGTAGTTCGTCTTTTGTGAGTTTTTTACCATCTTTGAATAATTTGTATATTTCCTCTGCTTTTTTTCTTTCTATGATTTCTCTTTTATGGGTTTTAGCCGCTTCTATTTCACCCATCTTTGATTTGATCGCTTTTATCTGTTTGTTGACTTGTTTTATTTCTTCCATGATCTTTTTTGATTCTTCATGTTTTTTTGATGCTAGTTTCATGAATTTCACGAATTCGTTATGGGCTTCGTCTGCCTGGGCTCTTATTTCATCTGTTTTCTGGAACTGTTCTAGCATTTTTTCGTGGTATTCCTGGGCTTCATTGGAGAGTTTGACAACATTTTCATGATATTTTTCTGATAATTTTTTAAGTTCAAGTGATTCAGCCATTGTTTTTTCATCTTCTTTTATTTTTGCCAATTCTTTTCTAAGGTCATTTGCCCTGTTAACTAGTTCGTTTTCCTTTTTCATGTCCAAAACTTGGGTTTCAATTATCTTATCTATCTTTCTGATCTCTTTTTCTAATTTTAAGCGTTTTCTCCTGAAAGGTGACCATTTTAGTTCTCTTATTTTTTTATTAGTTTCATCTCTAAGTCTTTTGTTCTCTTCCACCATCTTATTTATTTCATTTCTCTTGTCCCTGAATTTAATGGCCAATCCCAAAGCTTCTTTTGCTTTATTGTTGAGTTCGTCTCGAAGTTCCTTTTTTTCTTTTGCTTTATTGTTGAGTTCATCACGTTCTTTTAGGGTGGCTGAAAGTTTATCTTCGTATTCACTTTTTTTATCAAGGGCTTCTTCCAAGGTTATGTTATTAGATTCTTCAAGTTCTTCTATGAATGGTATTATACATTTGAGGTTCTTTTCTTCCACTATGATGTCTGCTTTTTCTTTGACTATAGGCTTCGCATTGAATGCTATGCCTAATTTGGCGGATTCTAACATGGATATGTCATTCGCCCCGTCACCTACAGCAACACATTCATCAAAACTAAAACCTTCTTCTTCTAGTAATTCCTTTAGGATATCATATTTTGTTTTTTCCACAAGTGGACCGCTAACTTCCCCTGTTAACAGACCATTTTTATGGTGTAGTTTGTTGCAGATTATATAATCTAGGTTCAATTTTTCACCTATTATATCTGCTATCAGATCAAAACTGCCTGTTATGGTTGCAACCTTGCAGCCTTTACCTTTAAGGTATTTGATGGTTTCCTTGGCGCCTTCCATTAATGGTAGGGTCTGGGCCAGCTTTTTTATATCATCTATCCTTGCGCCTTTGAGTAGTTTAACTCTCTCTTCTAGTGATTCCTTGAAGTCTATTTCGCCTTCCATGGCCCTTTTTGTGAGGTTTATTATCTTGTCTTCAACTCCCATCAGTTTTCCTATTTCATCTATTGCTTCACCGTCTATTATCACGTTATCAAGGTCTAAGACTACAAGTTTAATCAATAATATCACCATCAAATAAGATCCAAATCCGCGAGACGGGCTTTCGCCCTTTCAACACCGCGTTTAGCATCCTCGGCACTCTTTGCTCCTGTGCAGACAACTTTACCCGATCCGAACAATAATAGAACAACCTTAGGATCTTCTAAACGGTATACGAGCCCCGGGAACTGTTCAGGTTCATATTCAGTGTTTTCGAGGCCTAAAGCCACTGCTTCTAGGTTTAATGGTTTTCCCAGGTTTGCAGAGGCAACTATATTCTGTATTTTAATCTCGAAATCTTCTGGGATTTCAGGATCCATTGTCCTCATCTTATCCACTGTTATTTTTATGGCTTTCTTTGAATCTTCTATTGACTTCGCCCCTGTACATACTAGTTTACCTGAACCGAATATTAGGGCGGCTGTCTTAGGACTCTTCAATTTATATACAAGTCCAGGGAACTGTTCACGGTTAAAATCAACATTTTTAAGCGCCTTAGACACTCTTGTAAGGTCTATTGATTTTCCAAGGGTTGCAGAGGCTACTATATTTTCTATTTTAATATTTACATCATTCAATTATTATACCTCCCAGCGAAATTGAAAAATGGTATCTTCATGGACTCTTCTTTAAATGCTTAAATATATTAATATTAATGTACTTAAAAATTAATTACTATCAATTAACAATTTTTTATTACACAAGTGGGTCTGAAATTCTCTCAGACACACCTAATAGACTATCAAATATATCCCTTCCTACAATAATAAAAATCATATAATAATATGGTAATCTGTTTTCCGCATTAAAAGTATGCTGGTGAACACCCTTGATTGAAGTAGAAGTAAAAGCAAAATCAAAACCTGGGATAAAAAAGAAACTTGAATCCATCGGCGCCCAGAAAATCAAAAAAGAAAAACAAGAAGACACATACTTCAACGCACCGCACAAAGACTTCAAAATAACCGATGAAGCCCTAAGAATAAGAAAAACACCATTAAAAGCCTTCATAACATACAAGGGGCCTAAAATAGATGAAAAAAGCAAAACCCGCCAAGAAATAGAAACAGAAATCCCAGACCCAAAAAACATGACAAGAATACTAGAATGCCTAGGATTCAAAAAAGCACACAAAGTAATCAAAAAAAGAGAAACATACCAGTTAAACGATTTCAAAATCGCCATAGACAATGTTAAAGGCCTTGGAACCTACATCGAAATAGAAAAGGATATAAAAGAAGATGAAGACTATAATGAAACACTCCACAAAATCCTTAAAATCTACAAACAACTCGGAATCAAAAAAGGATTCCAAAGAAAATCATACCTCGAACTACTACTAGAATCATAAAAATCTTCCCATCAAAAAAATTAGGTGGTAATCACTTGAAATATTTTGTAAGCCCATTCAACAAAAAAATCAAACTAAAATTCCCAGATAACATCATAATCTACGACACCACCTTAAGAGATGGAGAACAAACACCGGGAGTCTGCCTAGGAACAAAAGAAAAACTCGCAATAGCAAGAAAACTCGACGAACTAAAAATACACCAAATAGAAGCAGGATTCCCAATCGTATCAAAAGAAGAAAGAAGATCCGTGAAAAAAATCGCCAACGAAGGATTAAACGCCGACATACTAGCACTATCACGGACAAAAAAAGAAGACATAGAAACAGCCCTAGACTGCGACGTAGACGGGATAATCACCTTCATGGCCACCTCAGACCTACACCTCAAACACAAACTAAAACTAACAAGAGAACAAGCACTCAACATCTGCATGAACTCACTAGAATACGCAAAAGACCACGGAATATTCGTAGCATTCTCAGCCGAAGACGCCACCAGAACAGACCTCGAATTCCTGAAAAAAATCTATAAAAAAGCCGAAGAATACGGAGCCGACCGCGTCCACATAGCAGACACAGTAGGCGCCATCACACCCCAAGGCATACAATTCCTAGTAAAAGAACTTAAAAAAACCCTCAACACAGAAATAGCACTACACTGCCACAACGACTTCGGACTAGCAGTCACAAACTCAATCACAGGACTACTAGCAGGAGCCAATGCAATATCCACCACAGTCAACGGAATAGGAGAAAGAGCAGGTAACACACCCCTAGAAGAACTAATAATGGCCCTACTAATCCTATACGAAATAGACCTCGGATTCAACATAAAAATACTCTGCGAACTATCAAAACTAGTAGAAAAATACACACATATGAGCGTCCCAGAAAACAAACCCATAGTAGGAAAAAACGTATTCAGACACGAATCAGGAATACACGTAGACGCAGTCCTAGAAGAACCACTAACCTACGAACCATTCCTACCCGAGATGATAGGACACAAAAGAAAAATAGTACTAGGTAAACACTCAGGATGCAGAGCAGTGAAAGCAAAACTCGAAGAATACGGAATAGAAGTAACCAGAGACGAACTCTGCAAAATAGTAGAAGAAGTTAAAAAAGCCCGAGAAAAGGGAAGATTCATAAATGATAAACTATTTAAAGAAATCATAAGCTCAGTTAAAGGACCAGTAGACATGTAGTGATCCCCCATGAACATCACAGAAAAAATACTAGCCAAAGCCGCGGGAAAAAAAGAAGTAAAAACAGGCGAAATCATCGAAGCCAAAGTCGACCTCGCAATGACACACGACGGCACAAGCCCACCCACCATAAAAACCTTCCAAAAAATAGCCGAAAAAACAGGACAAAAAAAAGTCTGGGATCCAAAAAAGATAGTCATAGTCTACGACCACAACATACCACCAAACAATATCGGAGCAGCCCAATTCCAAAAAGTAACACGAAAATTCGCAAAAGAACAAAAAATAGAAAAGATTTTCAAACACGGAGAAGGCATATGCCACCAGGTGCTCCCAGAAAAAGGATTCATAAAACCAGGAACAGTCATCATAGGAGCAGACTCACACACTTGCACCTACGGGGCATTCGGAGCATTCGCCACGGGAATGGGAGCAACAGACATGGCCATGATATTCGCAACCGGTCGAACATGGCTCAGAATCCCAGAATCGATAAAAATAGAAGTAGAAGGCAGATTCAAAGAACATGTAACAGCCAAAGACCTCATACTGCACATCATAGGGACACTAGGAGTCGACGGGGCAACCTACAAATCAGTTGAATTCACGGGAGAAACCATAAAAAAACTTGACGTCCCAGACAGGATGACCATCTGCAACATGACAGTAGAAATGGGAGCAAAAAACGGGATAATAGAACCCAACAAAGCAACCTTAGAATACCTCAAAAAAAGATCCCAGACAAAATTCCAAATATACACTCCAGACCCAGACCACAACTACAATGAAGAATTTTATTTCAATATAGACGATCTCAAACCACAGATAGCCTGCCCACATTCAGTTGACAACGTAAAAGACGCTGAAAAACTCATAGGAAAGCACATAGATGAAGCATTCCTAGGTTCATGCACAAACGGAAGATTCAAAGATCTTAAAATAGCAGCAGAGATCCTAAAAGACAAAAAAGTACACGAAGACGTGAGGATGATAATAGTCCCAGCATCCTCCAACATTTACATTAGAGCCATCAAAGAAGGCCTCATAAAAACATTCCTAGATGCAGGTGCAATAATATGCAATCCAGGCTGCGGCCCATGCCTCGGAGCTCACATGGGCGTACTAGGACCTGGAGAAGTTTGCATATCCACAAGCAACCGAAACTTCCAAGGACGCATGGGAGACCCCAAATCAAAAATCTACCTCGCAAATCCGGCGATAGTGGCCCAATCAGCCATCAAAGGCGAAATATCCATACCAGAATAAAAGGGGATGTGGAATGGATATAGATATCGTGGAAGAAATCCAAAGACTTGAAAGGATAATAGGCCCGCTTTCAAACACCCAGAAGATACTATTAGCAACTGACGGTTCAATCACAAGAATACTCGACGTACTCTTTGGAAAAGTGAAAATAAGAACCTTAGTCCAAGAATTCAGGGAAGCCAATGAAAAAATCGCCGATAAACTTGACATAGCCATTGGAGAGAAAATAAACTATAGGATAGTTTTAATCGGTAACAAGGAGCCGCTGATACACGCAATATCATACATACCCCTTGCAAGATTAGACAATGATTTCAAAGAAGATCTGATAAGAGCAGACATACCAATCGGGAAAATACTCCGCAAACATAACATTGAATCAAGAAGAGAAGTGGAAAAAATAGACATTGAAGAACCCACCAGTGAACTCAAAAAAATATTCCAGACAGATTCATTAATGTTAACACGCACATACAACATCATACACAAGGATAAAATCTTGATAAGGATAAAAGAAACATTCCCCATCACATACTTCACAGGAGAATACTAAAATTGAGGTCTATGACATGGGTGTTAAACTCAAGGATATAATATACTCCTCAAAGATAAAAATCGAGGATCTGAATGGGCGCATCCTAGCCATCGACGCCCCAAACACCATATACCAATTCCTCTCCAGTATAAGGCAAAAGGATGGAACACCCCTAATGGACAAAAAGGGAAGAATAACATCCCACCTCAGCGGCATACTATACAGAACCGCGGCCATAATAGAAAAGGGCATAAAAGTGGTCTATGTCTTCGATGGAAAAAGTCCAGAATTTAAACGTGAAACAGTCACCAAACGAAAATCTATAAGAATCGAAGCCGAAAAGAAATGGAAAGAAGCTCTCAGGGAAGGGGAGGTCGAAGAGGCTAGAAAATATGCTATAAGATCCGCCAGACTATCCTCTGATATAATATCAAGTTCAAAGGAGCTTCTAGACTTAATGGGCGTGCCATTCGTTAACGC
Proteins encoded:
- a CDS encoding 2-isopropylmalate synthase, with the translated sequence MKYFVSPFNKKIKLKFPDNIIIYDTTLRDGEQTPGVCLGTKEKLAIARKLDELKIHQIEAGFPIVSKEERRSVKKIANEGLNADILALSRTKKEDIETALDCDVDGIITFMATSDLHLKHKLKLTREQALNICMNSLEYAKDHGIFVAFSAEDATRTDLEFLKKIYKKAEEYGADRVHIADTVGAITPQGIQFLVKELKKTLNTEIALHCHNDFGLAVTNSITGLLAGANAISTTVNGIGERAGNTPLEELIMALLILYEIDLGFNIKILCELSKLVEKYTHMSVPENKPIVGKNVFRHESGIHVDAVLEEPLTYEPFLPEMIGHKRKIVLGKHSGCRAVKAKLEEYGIEVTRDELCKIVEEVKKAREKGRFINDKLFKEIISSVKGPVDM
- a CDS encoding 3-isopropylmalate dehydratase large subunit, which produces MNITEKILAKAAGKKEVKTGEIIEAKVDLAMTHDGTSPPTIKTFQKIAEKTGQKKVWDPKKIVIVYDHNIPPNNIGAAQFQKVTRKFAKEQKIEKIFKHGEGICHQVLPEKGFIKPGTVIIGADSHTCTYGAFGAFATGMGATDMAMIFATGRTWLRIPESIKIEVEGRFKEHVTAKDLILHIIGTLGVDGATYKSVEFTGETIKKLDVPDRMTICNMTVEMGAKNGIIEPNKATLEYLKKRSQTKFQIYTPDPDHNYNEEFYFNIDDLKPQIACPHSVDNVKDAEKLIGKHIDEAFLGSCTNGRFKDLKIAAEILKDKKVHEDVRMIIVPASSNIYIRAIKEGLIKTFLDAGAIICNPGCGPCLGAHMGVLGPGEVCISTSNRNFQGRMGDPKSKIYLANPAIVAQSAIKGEISIPE